A genomic stretch from Schistosoma haematobium chromosome 4, whole genome shotgun sequence includes:
- the LAMC1_33 gene encoding Laminin subunit gamma-1 (EggNog:ENOG410V61M~COG:W), with the protein MQLDDLDFADDLALLSQTQQQMQEKTNSVAAASAAVGLNIHKGKSKTPRYNTACTNPITIDGEDLEDVKTLTYLGSIIDEQGGSDADVKAQIGKPRGAYLQLKNIWNSKQLPTNTKVRIFNTNVKTVLLYEAETWRTTKAIIQKIQVFINSYLRNRSFRCINHIFQIYAVYIQANQTAPHHKTENNNYTRSSQKWL; encoded by the coding sequence atgcagctggacgatctagacttcgcagatgatctggcccttctatcccaaacgcaacaacagatgcaggagaagacgaacagtgtggcagcagcctcagcagcagtaggtctcaacatacacaaagggaaaagcaagactccccgatacaacacagcatgcaccaatccaatcacaattgacggagaagatttggaagatgtaaaaaccttaacatatctgggcagcatcattgatgaacagggtggatctgatgcagatgtgaaggcgcagatcggcAAACCAAGAggagcatatttacaactgaagaacatctggaactcaaagcaactgccaaccaacaccaaggtcaggattttcaatacaaatgtcaagacagttctactgtacgaggcggaaacctggagaactacgaaagccatcatccagaagatacaagtgtttattaacagctatcTACGCAATCGCAGCTTCCGCTGtataaatcatatatttcaaatatacgcagtttatatacaagcaaatcagacagCACCAcaccataaaacagaaaataacaattatacaagatcaagtcaaaagtggctgtga